A stretch of the Notamacropus eugenii isolate mMacEug1 chromosome 2, mMacEug1.pri_v2, whole genome shotgun sequence genome encodes the following:
- the RD3 gene encoding protein RD3 — MSLVPWFRWSESPHKLTSRSPAEMVLETLMMELAWQIKEAEKQHWERENEYRKIRTGVDYSWLASPPRNVYDLSPGERLQLEDACTKIHPSYCGPMILRFRQLIAEYEPEVHEVSQLFRSVLQEVVEKMKEEEAVRKLTKQWNTRSRTLSLTTFRTRSRIFPFASDIRTISEDVERDIHPTPRVWSMPEFQIHKGQ, encoded by the exons ATGTCCCTGGTTCCGTGGTTCCGATGGAGTGAGAGCCCTCACAAGCTGACTTCTAGAAGTCCAGCAGAGATGGTTCTTGAGACTCTGATGATGGAGCTGGCCTGGCAGATAAAGGAAGCCGAGAAACAGCATTGGGAAAGGGAGAATGAATATCGGAAGATCCGTACTGGTGTTGACTACAGCTGGCTGGCAAGTCCACCCAGGAATGTCTATGACCTTAGCCCTGGGGAGCGGCTTCAATTGGAGGATGCTTGCACCAAAATCCACCCTTCTTACTGTGGGCCCATGATCCTCAG GTTTCGGCAGCTCATTGCTGAGTATGAGCCAGAAGTCCATGAGGTATCCCAGCTTTTCCGCTCAGTCTTACAGGAAGTTGTggagaagatgaaggaggaggaggctgTCAGGAAGCTGACGAAACAATGGAACACTCGGTCCCGCACCCTCTCCCTGACCACCTTTAGGACCCGTTCTCGAATCTTCCCTTTCGCCAGTGATATCAGGACCATCTCAGAAGATGTGGAGCGGGACATCCATCCCACCCCTAGGGTCTGGAGTATGCCTGAATTCCAGATACACAAAGGCcaataa